The sequence below is a genomic window from Polyangiaceae bacterium.
AAGCTCCGTGAGCGAGAACACGGACTCGCTCGTCAAGAAGCCACTTTCCGCGAGGCCCGGGATGGGCGGTACTGCCGGGCGCGCGCCCGTCGCGATGACTGCGCGGCGAAACTCGAGCTGCGTCCCTTCCACCGTCACGGCGTCCGGCGCCACGAAGCGAGCGTCGCCGAAGTACACGTCGACTCCGGCGCCCGCCAGCCGCGCCGCCGAGTCGTGGGGAGCGATGTCCGCGCGGGTCCGCCGCACCCGCGCCATCGCCGCCTCGAAATCACCAGCCTTCGCGGCGGCCAGCAAGGCCTTGGACGGCACACAGCCCGTCACCAGGCAATCGCCGCCGAGCAGCGCGCGCTCGACCAGCGCCACCTTCGCTCCCAAGCCGGCTGCGCCCATTGCGGACACCAGGCCCGCCGTGCCGCCACCGATCACGACCAGGTTGTAGCGGCCGTGGGGCGAAGGATTCTTCCAGCCGCTGGGGCGCACCGCCTCGACCAGGCGCTGGTTGTCTTCGTCCCAGGGGGAGAGCCGCACGAGGAGTGTACGGTGACCGACCTTCGTTGGTTTGCGGACAAAAAAAAGGCGCGGCGGTTCAGACGGAGGGGGGGTACGTCTGAACCGCCGCGCGGGAGAAAAACACGGCGACCTGAACGGAGGGGGGGGACGTTTAGGTCGCCGTGCGGAGAGAACACGGTGCTCAGTCGGAGGGGGGGGACGGCCGAGCACCGTGCAGTAGAGTTCGGCGGGGGTGGAACCTTTCTGGCGATCCCTGACCGCCGCCGCTCATATTGTTTGCAGGCGCCGTGCCAAGCTGAGAGTGGTGATCTCTGGGCCCTTAGCGCGCGATCTGCAGAGTTGGCTTTCAGATCTGAAATAGCGCAATGCGTCGCAGAAAGCGGAGCGCATGGAAAGTGTCCCTGGCCGGCTCAGCGCCAGCGCGGGTCGTCCGCGATCAACCACTCGAACGCGTCGCGGATGGCGTCGTTCAGGGGGCCACCAAAGACGTGTCCGGCGCCCGCGGTGTATTCGCGCCGCCCCGACAAACCAACTCTGCGGATCCATTCGAGAGATCGGGTGGCGTCGCGCGCGCAGTGGGATTGTCCACAGACGAAGGCGACGCGTTTGCCTCCGCCTTCGCGGAAGCGGGTGGCCGTGGGCACGTCCCATTCTGATGCACCGCCTTCCACCAGCAGCAGTCGCGAGAAACGGTCCGGGCGGCGCGCGGTGAACAGCGCGCCCATGATCGCCCCCTGTGAATAACCTGCGTATATCGCGGGGCCGCGGTCAGCTTCAGGGAAGCGTGCGTGGAACGCGTCGACGGCGGCCAGCACCTCGCTCTCGAGCCGGTGGTGGTCGCGATAGAACCAGCCGGAGTCGGGAGCGCGGGTCATCGGAATGCCGCGGGGACACAGCACGAAGCCTCGCGCGCCGACGAGGTCGCGCCACCACGCGCAGTGCTCCTCGGCGCGATCGCCCGCTCCGTGCGCCGCCACCAACAGCGGCCCCCGCGCGCCCGGCGGCACCGATACCACCGCGGGCCGCTCGCCCTCGATCTCGAGATCGATCACCTCGCCACCCGGCTTGGCCGTGGGCACTTCCGCGTGTCGTGGTGCGGGACGCGGAACGGGTTTGGCGCAGCTCACGAGCAGCACCAGCAGCGAGAGTTGACGGATCCAGCGGGGCGCGTTAGCGCCTCGATCGATGAAACGCCTGCATCGCCCCGACCTGTACGGGTGGTCTCGGTTCGACGAAGCGCGCAACATCGATTTCCACAGCGTGCTCTGGGTGCGCGAAGGGGGCAACGTCGTCATCGACCCCTTGCCCCTCACGGAGCACGACGCGCACCACCTGCGGGAGCTCGGCGGTGTTTCGCTGATCGTGGTGACCAACTCGGATCACGTGCGCGCCGCGGCGGAAATCGCGCGAGAGCACCACGCGCGGGTCGCCGGGCCCGTCGCCGAGAAGGCGACATTTCCCATTCCGTGCGACGTGTGGCTGGCGGACGGAGACGAGCCCGTGCCCGGCCTCACGGTGCTTGCCCTTTCGGGATCGAAGACCGCCGGGGAGCTGGCGCTGGTGCTCGAGAAGCGCACGCTGATCACGGGGGATCTCGTTCGCGCCCACGAGGGCGGCAAGCTGTGCCTCTTGCCCTACGGCAAGCTCGAGGATCTCGAGCAGGCGCGGGCTTCCGTACGCCGCTTGGCGGCGCTGTCGGGCATCGAAGCCGTGATCACCGGAGACGGCTGGCCCATCTTCCGCCACGGCGCCGAAGCGCTGGCAGAGCTGGCTCAGCCGCCGATGTAGCTCATCTCGATGCGCCGGGCGCCCTGAGTCTCGGCCGAGCGCTGCTCGGAATAGCGATCTTCGCGCCCCCGCCACAGGGCGCGCACCAGCTTCTCGAGCTGGGCATCGTCAGCGCCGCTGCGGAGCAGCTCTCGGAGATCCGTGCCCGCGCTGGCGTACAGGCAGGTGTACAGCGTGCCCTTGGCGGAGAGCCGGAGGCGCGTGCAATCCCCGCAGAACGGCTGCGTCACGCTGGTGATCACGCCGATCTCTCCGCTGCCATCGGCGAAGCGAAAGCGGCTGGCGACCTCGCCGCGATACGCCGGGTCTGCTTCTCGAAGGGGCAGCTCGCGATGGACCCGTTCCACGATCTCGCGTCCGCTCACCACCTCGTTCAAGCGCCAGCCATTGGTGCTGCCCACGTCCATGTACTCGATGAAGCGCACCGTGTGGCGCCCCTTGAAATGGCGCGCCAGCTCCACGAGGGTGTGGTCGTTCACGCCGCGGCGAACCACGCAGTTGATCTTGATCGGGCCGAGCCCCGCGGCGGCCGCGGCCTCGATGCCGGCAAGCACTTCATCCACGCCGTAGTGCGCGTCCGTCATCGCCCGGAACACGCCCTCGTCCAGCGAGTCCAAGCTCACGGTGACGCGACCGAGCCCGGCGGCAGCCAGCTCCCGCGCGGACTTCTCCAGCAAGGAGCCGTTGGTAGTGAGCGCGAGGTCCACGTTCAGCTTCGCCAGTTGCTCCACCAACCTCGGCAATTCTGCGCGGAGCAGCGGCTCCCCGCCCGTGAGCCGCAGCTTGCTCACGCCTTGCCCCACGAACACCCGCGCCACCCGTGTGATCTCCTCGAAGGAGAGCAGGTCCGCACGCGGTAGGAACTTGAAGCTCTTCCCGAAGTGCTCCCGCGGCATGCAATACCGGCACCGGAAATTGCAGCGGTCCGTCACGCTGATGCGCAAATCCCGGAGCGGCCTTCCGCGGCGGTCTTCTATGGTGGGCAGGTGCTTCAAGCTTCCGAGAGTATTGTTGGTTCGGCGCGGAACCGCCAGGGGTGTCACTGCACGCGGATCGCGGCCGTACCCGTCAGAGACACCACCGGTACCAGGCTCCGTTCGTCGAGCAGCACGGGCGCTACCTCGCTGGGCGAGAGCTTCACCTCCGCACGGACGGGCTCCGGCAGATCCTCGGAAAGCCGCGCGACCAGGGACTCGAGGGCATTGGGCGCGCTCGCTGCATCCAGGGGCAGCGCGATGGCGGCGTGATCGGTGATCAGCGCACTGACGGCGCTCACGTCCGCACCGGTGCCCGGAGCGGCCGTCACGGCGCGCAGGCGTATGCGCGCCGCGCTGGCGTCGTACCAGGGCTCGGCGAGCAGGTGCGCGTCGCCGCACAGGCGCCCGCTCACGGTGGCCGTGAGCAGCACCCGCGGTATGCCGTTCACGAGCACACCGCGCGCCTTGGCCTTGACCACGTGCACGTCGGCGGCCCGGGCGGAGGGCGCCGCCAGAGAGCGCGTCAGATCCGCCGACACGTCCTCCCAGTCGATGCGCAGCGGCACTTTCAAAGCCACGCCTTCGGCCAGATCCTTCTCGGCGGAGAGCTTGGGCAGCGGGGTGGGGGCAACCGCGTCGTCGGGATTGCACGGCTGTTCCACGCTGAGTGAGCCCAGCACGCCGAAGCGCAGACCCAGCGTGCCGGCGGTGAGCTTCGGCTTCTTCTGCACGATGCCGGAGGGGGCGATGCGCAAGCACGTGTCGCGACCCAGTGCTACCGGCGTGTGGAGCAGGCGCCAGGTCCCTTCCACGTAGGGCTTGAGGTCGGGCACGGAGCCATCGATGCGCCGTTGGATGCCGCCCACCTGGCGCGCGGCGTTCCTGCGGATCTCGTCGGACGCGTCGAATCCGGCGATCACGCAACCGCGCGTGAGGTTTACCGACACGCGGCTGCTGCCGAGTCGGTAGTCGTCCGTGAGGGTGAGGGGGACGCTGGCCACGGCGGCGAGGCGCGGGCTGCAGCGCCCGTAGATGGGGCAGATGGGTCCCAGCGGTTTGCACACGCGCGCCTCGACGGACACTGGGGTGGCCACGACCAGGCGATCCCCCGAGAGGCCGACGTCGAAGCTGCCGCGGGACACGGTGTAGCTCACCTCGCCCGGGGTGCCGATGGGTTGATTCGTCGCTCGCGCAAGCTCGAGGGGCACGTGCTTGCCGAGCTCGCGCTTCAGGGATTGGACCGAGGCGTTCACGTCCACGGCGATGCGTGAGACCGGAGTCTCGACGGCAGGTGGTGCTGGAAGATCCGGCGCCGGACCCGAGAGCACCTCGCTACATTCCCCCGCGCTCGCGCTCTCGGCCCCCGGCCGCGGACCGCAGGCCGCGGCGACGACGAGGACGAGGGGCCAGGGGCGACGCATCGCCCTTGGTCTACACGATGGTCGAGGGCGCGTCGAAGTCACTCTTCGGGATACACGCACACCCGGGTGAAGGCCGGCGCCTGCTGCGCCTCGGGCGGTGCGCAGTCGCTCGCCGCCACGCCCCAGTGTTTCGGGCAATCTGCCACGGTGGCGCACAAGATTGGAAAGTAGCGATCTCCAGCGAAGCCGCGGGTGGCGCAGGAGAACGCTCGAAGCGGCATCTCCGCCATCTTGCCACAGGCGTAACCCGCGCAATCTTTGGCGTTCGCACACCCGAGCCAAGCGATGTCGTCGTCCGGCGCTGCCAGGTTGCCATCCACGTCAGCCACGCACTTGCCGTTCGCGGTGGAGAACTGCCAGCGGCACACCGGCGT
It includes:
- a CDS encoding MBL fold metallo-hydrolase, coding for MKRLHRPDLYGWSRFDEARNIDFHSVLWVREGGNVVIDPLPLTEHDAHHLRELGGVSLIVVTNSDHVRAAAEIAREHHARVAGPVAEKATFPIPCDVWLADGDEPVPGLTVLALSGSKTAGELALVLEKRTLITGDLVRAHEGGKLCLLPYGKLEDLEQARASVRRLAALSGIEAVITGDGWPIFRHGAEALAELAQPPM
- the moaA gene encoding GTP 3',8-cyclase MoaA encodes the protein MPTIEDRRGRPLRDLRISVTDRCNFRCRYCMPREHFGKSFKFLPRADLLSFEEITRVARVFVGQGVSKLRLTGGEPLLRAELPRLVEQLAKLNVDLALTTNGSLLEKSARELAAAGLGRVTVSLDSLDEGVFRAMTDAHYGVDEVLAGIEAAAAAGLGPIKINCVVRRGVNDHTLVELARHFKGRHTVRFIEYMDVGSTNGWRLNEVVSGREIVERVHRELPLREADPAYRGEVASRFRFADGSGEIGVITSVTQPFCGDCTRLRLSAKGTLYTCLYASAGTDLRELLRSGADDAQLEKLVRALWRGREDRYSEQRSAETQGARRIEMSYIGG
- a CDS encoding DUF4403 family protein translates to MRRPWPLVLVVAAACGPRPGAESASAGECSEVLSGPAPDLPAPPAVETPVSRIAVDVNASVQSLKRELGKHVPLELARATNQPIGTPGEVSYTVSRGSFDVGLSGDRLVVATPVSVEARVCKPLGPICPIYGRCSPRLAAVASVPLTLTDDYRLGSSRVSVNLTRGCVIAGFDASDEIRRNAARQVGGIQRRIDGSVPDLKPYVEGTWRLLHTPVALGRDTCLRIAPSGIVQKKPKLTAGTLGLRFGVLGSLSVEQPCNPDDAVAPTPLPKLSAEKDLAEGVALKVPLRIDWEDVSADLTRSLAAPSARAADVHVVKAKARGVLVNGIPRVLLTATVSGRLCGDAHLLAEPWYDASAARIRLRAVTAAPGTGADVSAVSALITDHAAIALPLDAASAPNALESLVARLSEDLPEPVRAEVKLSPSEVAPVLLDERSLVPVVSLTGTAAIRVQ